The Meriones unguiculatus strain TT.TT164.6M chromosome 9, Bangor_MerUng_6.1, whole genome shotgun sequence genome window below encodes:
- the Glt8d1 gene encoding glycosyltransferase 8 domain-containing protein 1, whose protein sequence is MSFRKVNIVIWVLAAVLFLLVLHYNFLSLSSLLRNEVSDSGILGLQPIDFVANVHQHPVNGRQEEIPVVIAASEDRLGGTIAAVNSIQRNTRSNVIFYIVTLNNTADHLRSWLNSDSLKSIRYKIVNFDTKLLEGKVKEDPDQGESMKPLTFARFYLPVLVPSAKKAIYMDDDVIVQGDILALYNTPLKPGHAAAFSEDCDSASTKVVIRGAGNQYNYIGYLDYKKERIRKLSMKASTCSFNPGVFVANLTEWKRQNVTNQLEKWMKLNVEEGLYSRTLAGSITTPPLLIVFYQQHSTIDPMWNVRHLGSSAGKRYSPQFVKAAKLLHWNGHYKPWGRAASYADVWEKWYIPDPTGKFSLIRRHMDTSNIK, encoded by the exons atgtcattcCGAAAAG TAAACATTGTCATCTGGGTCCTGGCTGCTGTTCTCTTCTTACTGGTTTTGCACTATAACTTCCTCAGCTTGAGTAGTTTGCTAAGGAATGAAGTTTCAG ATTCAGGAATTCTGGGGCTTCAGCCTATAGATTTTGTGGCAAATGTTCATCAACATCCAGTAAATGGGAGACAAGAGGAGATTCCTGTGGTTATTGCTGCCTCTGAAGACAGGCTGGGTGGCACCATTGCAGCTGTAAATAGCATTCAACGTAACACTCGCTCCAATGTGATTTTTTACATTGTTACGCTCAACAATACAGCAGACCATCTCCG GTCCTGGCTTAACAGTGATTCCCTGAAAAGCATCAGGTATAAAATTGTAAATTTTGACACGAAACTTCTGGAAGGGAAAGTAAAGGAGGATCCTGACCAGGGGGAGTCCATGAAACCA TTAACCTTTGCAAGGTTCTACTTGCCAGTTCTGGTTCCCAGTGCAAAGAAGGCCATATACATGGATGATGATGTCATTGTACAAG GTGATATTCTTGCCTTATACAACACACCACTGAAGCCAGGGCATGCTGCTGCATTTTCAGAAGATTGTGATTCAGCCTCTACTAAAGTCGTCATTCGTGGAGCAGGGAACCAG TACAATTACATTGGCTATCTTGACTACAAAAAGGAGAGAATTCGTAAGCTTTCTATGAAAGCCAGCACCTGCTCCTTCAATCCTGGAGTTTTTGTTGCAAACTTGACCGAATGGAAAAGACAGAATGTAACCAACCAGCTGGAAAAATGGATGAAACTCAATGTAGA AGAGGGACTGTACAGTAGAACGCTGGCTGGCAGCATCACCACACCTCCTCTGCTTATTGTATTTTATCAACAGCATTCTACCATTGACCCTATGTGGAATGTCCGCCACCTTG GTTCCAGTGCTGGAAAACGGTATTCACCCCAGTTTGTAAAGGCTGCCAAGTTACTTCATTGGAACGGTCACTACAAGCCTTGGGGAAGAGCTGCTTCATATGCTGATGTTTGGGAAAAATGGTATATTCCAGACCCAACAGGCAAATTCAGTTTAATCCGAAGACATATGGACACCTCAAATATAAAGTGA